A genomic segment from Aegilops tauschii subsp. strangulata cultivar AL8/78 chromosome 1, Aet v6.0, whole genome shotgun sequence encodes:
- the LOC109760105 gene encoding oleosin G, which produces MADRHGEGGVASARRPGRTDLDDPSTTLLQRVQAHLPNATQVVGLLTLLLAGAALLVLAGLTFTGAVVALVFLGPLALLTSPIWVPFSFALLVVAVAALSFVGFAVAALAAATWAYRYFTGRHPVGADRVDRARSRLADTASHVKDYARREYGGYLGNRTKDAAPGA; this is translated from the coding sequence ATGGCGGATCGGCATGGCGAGGGCGGCGTGGCCTCGGCGCGGCGGCCGGGGCGCACGGACCTGGACGACCCGTCGACGACGCTGCTGCAGCGCGTGCAGGCGCACCTCCCGAACGCGACGCAGGTGGTGGGCCTGCTGACCCTGCTGCTCGCCGGCGCGGCGCTGCTGGTGCTGGCGGGGCTGACGTTCACGGGCGCGGTGGTGGCGCTCGTCTTCCTCGGCCCGCTGGCGCTGCTGACCAGCCCCATCTGGGTGCCGTTCTCGTTCGCGCTCCTGGTCGTGGCCGTGGCGGCGCTCTCCTTCGTCGGGTTCGCCGTGGCCGCCCTCGCCGCAGCCACCTGGGCGTACCGGTACTTCACGGGGCGGCACCCCGTGGGCGCCGACCGCGTGGACCGCGCCCGCAGCCGCCTCGCCGACACCGCCAGCCACGTCAAGGACTACGCCCGCCGCGAGTACGGCGGATACCTCGGCAACCGCACCAAGGACGCCGCCCCCGGCGCCTAG